A stretch of Brassica rapa cultivar Chiifu-401-42 chromosome A08, CAAS_Brap_v3.01, whole genome shotgun sequence DNA encodes these proteins:
- the LOC103832880 gene encoding protease 2, with product MAGTRSPPVAKKVEHAMHMFSDVRVDNYYWLRDDSRCDPDMLSYLRAENEYADSVMSGTKPFENQLFAEIRGRIKEDDISAPLRKGPYYYYKKNLLGKEYVQHCRRLIADNKAEPSVHDTMPTGPDAPPEHIILDENIKAQEHGYYRIGTFKVSPDHKLVAYAEDIKGDEIYAVHVIDSESLKPVGQPLKGVTCYLQWAGNDALVYVTMDEILRPDKAWLHKLGTEQSSDVCLYHEKDDMFSLDLHASESHKYIFVASESKTTRFVFSLDVSKPQDGLRVLTPRVDGIDSSVSHRGNHFFIQRRSSEFYNSEVVACLVDDPSKTTVLIPHRESVKIQEIQLFRDHLAVFEREQGLQKITVHRLPSEGQTLNSLQAGRSVSFVDPVYKVDTTESEFSSSVLRFCYSSLKTPPSVYDYDMDSGTSVIKKIDTVLGGFDASNYVTERKWVSAADGTQIPMSIVYNKNLAKLDGSDPCMLYGYGSYEISVDPYFKTSRLSLLDRGFIYVIAHVRGGGEMGRQWYENGKLLKKKNTFTDFIACAESLIEIKYCSKEKLCVEGRSAGGLLMGAVLNMRPDLFKVVVAGVPFVDALTTMLDPTIPLTTSEWEEWGDPRKEEYYFYMKSYSPVDNVTAQNYPNILVTAGLNDPRVMYSEPAKFVAKLREMKTDNNLLLFKCELGAGHFSKSGRFEKLQEDAFKFAFMMKVLDMIPEYSQERL from the exons ATGGCGGGAACGAGATCCCCTCCTGTTGCGAAGAAAGTGGAGCACGCGATGCATATGTTCAGTGACGTTAGGGTTGACAATTACTACTGGCTCCGCGACGATTCTCGTTGCGATCCCGACATGCTCTCTTACCTCCGTGCAGAAAACGAATACGCTGATTCCGTCATGTCTG GGACTAAGCCATTTGAGAACCAGCTCTTTGCTGAAATAAGAGGAAGGATCAAAGAAGATGACATATCTGCACCTCTACGCAAGGGTCCTTACTACTATTACAAGAAGAATCTTCTAGGCAAAGAATATGTTCAGCACTGTAGGCGTTTGATCGCTGACAACAAAGCCGAGCCTTCTGTGCACGATACCATGCCAACTGGGCCCGATGCTCCTCCTGAGCATATCATATTGGATGAGAATATCAAGGCCCAAGAGCATGGCTACTACAGAATTGGTACCTTCAAG GTTAGTCCTGATCATAAATTGGTGGCGTATGCAGAGGACATAAAAGGTGATGAGATATATGCCGTTCATGTCATTGACTCTGAGTCCCTGAAACCAGTAGGGCAGCCGCTTAAAGGAGTAACTTGTTATCTTCAATGGGCTGGTAATGATGCTTTGGTCTACGTAACTATGGATGAAATCTTGCGGCCTGACAAG GCTTGGTTGCATAAGTTGGGGACAGAACAAAGCAGTGATGTATGTCTTTACCACGAGAAGGATGACATGTTTTCTCTTGATCTTCACGCCTCTGAGAGCCATAAGTATATATTTGTTGCTTCCGAAAGCAAAACTACAAGATTTGTCTTCTCCCTTGATGTGTCCAAGCCTCAGGATGGTCTCAGAGTGCTGACACCTCGTGTAGATGGCATCGATTCATCTGTTAGTCATCGAGGGAACCACTTTTTCATACAGAGACGAAGCAGTGAATTTTACAACTCTGAAGTGGTCGCATGCTTAGTTGATGACCCATCTAAGACAACAGTTCTGATTCCACACAGAGAAAG TGTAAAGATTCAGGAAATTCAGCTCTTTAGAGATCATCTAGCAGTATTCGAGCGTGAACAAGGACTGCAGAAGATAACGGTTCATAGGCTTCCCTCTGAGGGACAGACTCTGAACAGTCTCCAAGCTGGTCGTAGTGTTAGCTTTGTGGATCCGGTCTATAAAGTGGACACAACAGAGTCTGAATTTTCGTCCAGTGTTTTAAGGTTCTGCTACAGCTCGTTGAAGACACCACCTTCGGTGTATGACTATGACATGGATAGTGGCACTTCTGTTATCAAGAAGATTGACACA GTATTGGGAGGTTTTGATGCGTCAAACTATGTGACAGAGAGGAAGTGGGTCAGTGCAGCTGACGGAACTCAAATTCCAATGTCTATTGTTTATAACAAAAACCTTGCAAAGCTCGATGGGTCTGATCCGTGTATGCTGTATGGATATGGCTCATATGAG ATCTCTGTGGATCCGTATTTCAAGACATCAAGGCTATCCCTCTTAGATCGTGGTTTTATCTACGTAATCGCACATGTTCGTGGGGGTGGTGAAATGGGGAGACAGTGGTACGAGAACGGGAAGCtgttgaagaagaaaaacacGTTCACTGATTTTATCGCTTGTGCTGAGTCTTTAATAGAGATTAAGTATTGCTCAAAGGAAAAACTGTGTGTGGAAGGAAGAAGTGCTGGTGGTTTGCTGATGGGTGCTGTTCTTAACATGAGGCCTGACTTGTTTAAGGTGGTTGTCGCTGGAGTTCCTTTTGTAGACGCTTTGACAACAATGCTGGACCCAACTATTCCGCTTACGACATCAGAATGGGAG GAATGGGGTGACCCTAGGAAGGAAGAATATTACTTCTATATGAAGTCGTATTCCCCTGTTGACAAT GTTACGGCGCAGAATTATCCAAATATTCTTGTTACTGCTGGGTTAAATG ATCCAAGGGTAATGTACTCTGAACCGGCCAAGTTCGTGGCGAAACTGAGAGAAATGAAGACTGACAACAACTTGCTTTTGTTCAAATGTGAGCTTGGCGCTGGACATTTCTCCAAATCTGGCAG ATTTGAGAAGCTTCAGGAAGATGCGTTTAAGTTTGCGTTCATGATGAAAGTTTTGGACATGATTCCTGAGTATTCGCAAGAAAGACTCTAA